From the Acidimicrobiales bacterium genome, the window GGTGATCTAGGTGAAGATCCGCAAGGGCGACCGGGTCCAGGTGCTCTCGGGCAAGAGCCGGGGCAGGACGGGCGAGGTGATCCGCGCCCTGCCCGCCGAGAACAAGGTGATCGTCTCCGGCGTGAACATCGCCAAGCGCCACACGAGGCCGACGAGGGCGACCATGCAGGGCGGCATCATCGACAAGGACATGCCCCTGCCGGTGTCGTCCGTCGCGATCATCTGCGGCCGCTGCGGGCCGACGCGCGTCGGCTACGCCTTCGACGACGACGGCGCGAAGCGCCGGGTGTGCCGCAAGTGCGGGGGGGCGCTGTGAGCGCCGCCGTGCTCGCCCCGCCTCGGCTCAAGGTCCGCTACGAGACCGAGCTCCGCCAGGCGCTCAAGGCCGAGCTCGGGCTCGCGAACGTGATGGAGGTGCCGCGCCTCGAGAAGATCGTCCTCAACTGCGGCGTCGGGCGGGCGACCCAGCAGCAGTCGCTGCTCGAGGGGGCGGTGCGCGACCTCGAGGTCATCTCCGGCCAGCGGCCGGTCGTGACGAGGGCGCGCCGCTCGATCGCGGGCTTCAAGCTGCGAGAGGGCAACGCGATCGGCGCCATGGTCACCCTGCGCGGCGACCGGATGTGGGAGTTCCTCGACCGGCTGATCAGCCTGGCGATCCCGCGCATCCGCGACTTCCGGGGCCTGTCCCCGAGGTCGTTCGACGGCCGGGGCAACTACACCTTCGGGGTGAGCGAGCAGCTCATCTTCCCGGAGGTCGACTACGACCGCATCGACACCGTACGCGGCATGGACATCACGATCGTGACGACGGCTCGCACCGACGCCGAGGGCAGGGCGCTG encodes:
- the rplX gene encoding 50S ribosomal protein L24, translated to MKIRKGDRVQVLSGKSRGRTGEVIRALPAENKVIVSGVNIAKRHTRPTRATMQGGIIDKDMPLPVSSVAIICGRCGPTRVGYAFDDDGAKRRVCRKCGGAL
- the rplE gene encoding 50S ribosomal protein L5 produces the protein MLAPPRLKVRYETELRQALKAELGLANVMEVPRLEKIVLNCGVGRATQQQSLLEGAVRDLEVISGQRPVVTRARRSIAGFKLREGNAIGAMVTLRGDRMWEFLDRLISLAIPRIRDFRGLSPRSFDGRGNYTFGVSEQLIFPEVDYDRIDTVRGMDITIVTTARTDAEGRALLTALGFPFRREGQ